The following proteins are encoded in a genomic region of Anguilla anguilla isolate fAngAng1 chromosome 15, fAngAng1.pri, whole genome shotgun sequence:
- the LOC118213682 gene encoding protein sprouty homolog 2-like, producing MEVGTQSSSGSLAVPDSRGQHAGEPGAREPGCQQVLVLSLDQIHAVGSANEYTEGPTVASARPGSHQAVLQPPPPLQKPEPERDLAPELHQQRSATREQHQHRRLSSPSAVPTQSPIGGSHGSASVERRVPGDPASGQVATASPKPSKPKQGEQKLFEEEEQGETGSGTPGSGHAPLCEVCGLCTCEECAFPRALPSCWACQHRCVCSAQNLLEYATCVCCVKGLFYHCSTDDEDVCADRPFSCGPSRRGLRWAAVAVAALFLPCLLCYPPAKGCLRMVQGCYRRLKGPGGCRCGRSNAVRRSNAARQST from the coding sequence ATGGAGGTGGGAactcagagcagcagtgggtCTCTGGCTGTGCctgacagtagggggcagcatGCTGGGGAGCCTGGTGCCAGAGAGCCAGGGTGCCAGCAGGTACTCGTGCTGTCCCTGGACCAGATCCACGCTGTGGGGAGCGCCAATGAGTACACCGAGGGGCCTACGGTGGCATCGGCCAGGCCTGGGAGTCACCAGGCCGTTCTACAGCCACCTCCgcctctgcagaagcctgagcCGGAGCGAGACTTAGCGCCTGAGCTGCACCAGCAGAGGTCTGCCACTAGGGAGCAGCACCAACATCGCCGCCTGTCCTCACCGTCGGCCGTTCCCACACAGTCGCCAATCGGCGGGTCCCACGGTAGCGCCTCAGTTGAGCGGAGGGTCCCGGGCGACCCCGCTTCTGGCCAGGTTGCTACGGCATCCCCCAAACCGTCAAAACCAAAGCAGGGGGAGCAGAAGCTCTTCGAGGAAGAAGAACAGGGCGAAACAGGGAGCGGCACTCCGGGCAGTGGACACGCCCCCCTGTGCGAGGTCTGCGGCCTGTGTACGTGCGAGGAGTGCGCGTTTCCGCGGGCGCTGCCCTCCTGCTGGGCCTGCCAGCACCGCTGCGTCTGCTCGGCCCAGAACCTTCTGGAATACGCCACCTGCGTCTGCTGTGTGAAGGGCCTGTTCTACCACTGCTCCACCGACGACGAGGACGTGTGCGCCGACAGGCCCTTCTCGTGCGGCCCGTCGCGCCGGGGCCTGCGCTGGGCCGCCGTCGCCGTGGCGGCCCTCTTCCTGCCCTGCCTTCTCTGCTACCCGCCCGCCAAGGGCTGCCTGCGAATGGTGCAGGGCTGCTACCGCCGTCTCAAAGGCCCGGGGGGCTGCAGGTGCGGACGCTCAAACGCCGTACGCAGAAGCAATGCCGCCAGACAGTCCACGTAG